A region of Fusarium keratoplasticum isolate Fu6.1 chromosome 6, whole genome shotgun sequence DNA encodes the following proteins:
- a CDS encoding Stress-response A/B barrel domain-containing protein, giving the protein MAIYHVVLFKLKPNVPQQSIDEMRAAGKAMLGVVPGLRSFEFGPPLASTAHRAQGFDLGLIAVLDTEADVLAYGPHPAHQVVNKIREAIAAETLAYDLEVPDVA; this is encoded by the exons ATGGCCATTTATCACGTTG TCCTCTTCAAGCTGAAGCCCAATGTGCCTCAGCAAAGCATCGACGAGATGCGCGCTGCCGGCAAAGCCATGCTTGGCGTCGTGCCAGGTCTGAGGTCCTTCGAGTTCGGTCCTCCGCTCGCGAGCACTGCGCACCGCGCTCAGGGCTTCGATCTCGGCTTGATCGCTGTGTTGGATACCGAAGCGGATGTCCTCGCTTACGGTCCACACCCAGCTCATCAGGT GGTCAACAAGATTCGGGAAGCTATCGCTGCAGAGACGTTGGCCTATGACTTGGAGGTACCTGATGTCGCTTAG